The following coding sequences are from one Rhipicephalus microplus isolate Deutch F79 chromosome 3, USDA_Rmic, whole genome shotgun sequence window:
- the LOC142804031 gene encoding uncharacterized protein LOC142804031 has translation MRTQTEERPFSSFHCKASFAQKSYLNKHMHTHTGELPFSCVHCKASFVQKSNLNKHMRTHTGEGPFSCVHCKASFVQKSHLNRHMRTHTGERPFSCVHCKASFLQKNHLNKHMRTHTGEGPFSCVHCKASFVQKSHLNRHMRTHTGELPFSCVHCKASFLQKNHLNKHMRTHTGERPFSCVHCEAYFVQEIHLNNHMHTHTGEHPLCSL, from the coding sequence ATGCGCACTCAAACAGAAGAGCGACCCTTCTCTTCTTTCCACTGTAAGGCATCTTTTGCGCAGAAAAGCTACCTAAATAAGCACATGcacactcacacaggagagctaCCCTTTTCATGTGTccactgtaaggcatctttcgTGCAGAAAAGCAACTTAAATAagcacatgcgcactcacacaggagagggacccttctcttgtgtccactgtaaggcatctttcgTGCAGAAAAGCCACCTAAATAGgcacatgcgcactcacacaggagagcgacccttctcttgtgtccactgtaaggcatctttcTTGCAGAAAAACCACCTAAATAAGCACATGCGCACTCATACAGGAGAGGGACCCTTCTCTTGTGTccactgtaaggcatctttcgTGCAGAAAAGCCACCTAAATAGgcacatgcgcactcacacaggagagctacccttctcttgtgtccactgtaaggcatctttcTTGCAGAAAAACCACCTAAATAAGCACATGCGCACTCATACAGGAGAGCGAcccttttcttgtgtccactgtGAGGCATATTTTGTGCAGGAAATCCACCTAAATAATCATATGCACACTCATACAGGAGAGCATCCCTTGTGTTcactgtaa